The proteins below are encoded in one region of Methylobacillus flagellatus KT:
- a CDS encoding alpha/beta hydrolase family protein, which produces MFVGASEFRLTDAEHGLSFPVLVMYPTRQLPSRHAFGPYLMDVSMNAPIAGGQHPLILVSHGSGGSHLLYRTMTAHLAQHGYVVAMIEHPGNNRVDNQFMGKVENLQYRPRHLRLTADALYGDAVLGPHLQAGRIGVIGHSMGGYTALALAGGTPWYPPEAFQPDYRGPAPAVVDVEHDDRVKALVLLAPATVWFMPEHALEDVDVPILMLSAEHDPYTPAWHGEIVRKGVRDPANVTSRCVKNAGHFSFLSPFPPKIKQGGALPTIDPEGFDRERFHEQLKQEILAYFNLRLKTAPA; this is translated from the coding sequence ATGTTTGTTGGTGCGAGCGAATTCAGGTTGACAGATGCAGAGCATGGGCTTTCATTCCCGGTATTGGTGATGTATCCCACCCGGCAGCTACCGTCTCGTCATGCGTTCGGCCCTTATCTGATGGATGTCAGTATGAATGCCCCCATTGCTGGTGGGCAGCATCCCTTGATCCTGGTCTCGCACGGCAGTGGCGGCTCGCACCTGCTATACCGGACGATGACTGCCCATCTTGCCCAGCACGGATATGTGGTGGCAATGATAGAACATCCCGGTAACAACCGGGTCGACAACCAATTCATGGGCAAGGTGGAAAACCTGCAATACCGTCCACGCCACCTGCGGCTCACTGCCGATGCACTATATGGGGATGCCGTTCTGGGCCCGCATCTACAGGCTGGCCGGATTGGTGTGATTGGACATTCCATGGGCGGTTATACCGCCCTCGCATTAGCAGGAGGAACCCCGTGGTATCCGCCAGAGGCATTTCAACCTGACTATCGGGGGCCAGCGCCAGCCGTCGTCGATGTGGAGCATGATGATAGAGTGAAGGCGCTGGTATTACTGGCGCCAGCTACGGTATGGTTCATGCCTGAACATGCCCTTGAAGACGTTGACGTACCCATTCTAATGTTGAGCGCGGAGCATGACCCGTACACGCCTGCATGGCATGGTGAAATCGTGCGCAAGGGGGTGCGTGATCCTGCCAATGTCACCAGCCGTTGCGTGAAGAATGCCGGCCATTTCTCTTTTCTTAGCCCGTTCCCTCCCAAGATCAAACAGGGGGGTGCGCTCCCGACCATCGATCCGGAAGGGTTCGACCGCGAGCGCTTCCATGAGCAGCTCAAGCAGGAAATACTGGCTTATTTCAATCTCAGACTCAAGACAGCACCTGCTTAA
- a CDS encoding BON domain-containing protein, with protein MKVELKSLVLIGALMMPIASIAAEGDSIETKLSDSVITTKVKAAFAKDKLVSATDIKVETDSDGLVQLSGTAKSKEEAKRAVELTKAVKGVTGVKDDIVVP; from the coding sequence ATGAAAGTAGAATTGAAAAGCCTCGTCCTCATCGGTGCGTTGATGATGCCCATTGCCAGCATCGCTGCCGAGGGCGATAGTATTGAAACCAAGCTCAGCGACTCCGTCATCACCACCAAGGTGAAAGCCGCATTTGCTAAGGACAAACTAGTCAGCGCCACAGATATCAAGGTCGAGACCGACAGCGACGGACTCGTGCAATTGAGCGGTACAGCCAAGAGCAAGGAAGAAGCAAAGCGCGCTGTCGAGCTGACCAAGGCAGTCAAGGGCGTCACTGGCGTCAAGGACGATATTGTCGTTCCTTGA
- the mqo gene encoding malate dehydrogenase (quinone) → MTSSLDTDILLVGGGIMSATLGTLLHQLNPELRITLVELQAEVATESSDGWNNAGTGHAGYCELNYTPQDADGSVPIARALKINAAFEESLQFWAWLVEKGILREPASFINPTPHSSFVWGEKNVAFLRKRHQALRAHHLFADMEYSQDPAVLQQWMPLVMAGRDPSIPVAATRVAYGSDVDFGSLTRQLVQHLQGRPGFKLLTRHAVTGLKQQGSWQVKAVDLSQGKPVEIRAGFVFLGAGGATLPLLQKSAIQEARGYGGFPVSGQWLVCHNPDVIHQHHAKVYGKAPLGAPPMSVPHLDTRIINGKPALLFGPFAGFTTRFLKRGSLLDLVNSVKRSNLKSMLGAGRHHMDLTRYLIGEVFQSHQQRMAALRNFYPLANESEWSLVSAGQRVQIIKQCEHQGGKLEFGTEIVSSADGSLAALLGASPGASTSVPAMLEVLQRCFSPQLQSAAWQERMREMLPSYGQSLIEDAELLRAVRYHTLSRLKLT, encoded by the coding sequence ATGACTTCTTCCCTGGACACCGACATCCTGCTGGTTGGCGGCGGCATCATGAGCGCCACCCTCGGCACCTTGCTGCACCAGCTCAATCCGGAACTGCGCATTACGCTGGTGGAACTGCAGGCAGAAGTAGCGACGGAAAGCAGCGACGGCTGGAATAATGCCGGGACCGGACACGCGGGATATTGCGAGCTGAACTACACCCCGCAGGATGCGGATGGCAGCGTCCCCATCGCACGTGCGCTCAAGATCAATGCCGCCTTTGAGGAATCGCTGCAGTTCTGGGCCTGGCTGGTGGAAAAAGGCATCCTGCGGGAACCTGCCAGCTTCATCAATCCCACCCCGCATAGCAGCTTCGTCTGGGGGGAGAAAAACGTGGCCTTTCTCCGGAAGCGTCACCAGGCATTGCGTGCGCATCATCTGTTTGCCGATATGGAATACAGTCAAGATCCTGCCGTGCTGCAGCAATGGATGCCCCTGGTCATGGCTGGTCGCGACCCCAGCATCCCGGTGGCAGCAACACGCGTTGCCTACGGCAGCGACGTCGATTTTGGCTCCCTCACTCGCCAGCTGGTACAGCATCTGCAGGGCCGGCCTGGGTTCAAGCTGCTCACCCGCCATGCCGTCACCGGACTCAAGCAGCAGGGCAGCTGGCAGGTAAAGGCCGTCGACTTGTCACAAGGCAAACCCGTGGAGATCCGTGCGGGATTTGTTTTTCTGGGCGCTGGCGGCGCCACACTGCCCCTGTTGCAAAAATCCGCCATCCAGGAGGCCCGGGGTTATGGCGGCTTCCCGGTCAGCGGACAGTGGCTGGTATGCCATAACCCGGACGTTATCCACCAGCACCATGCCAAAGTCTATGGCAAGGCGCCCCTTGGCGCCCCGCCGATGTCGGTGCCCCATCTGGATACCCGCATCATCAACGGAAAGCCTGCCTTGCTGTTCGGCCCGTTTGCCGGATTCACCACCCGCTTCCTCAAACGGGGCTCTTTGCTTGACTTGGTCAACTCGGTCAAGCGCAGCAATCTCAAATCCATGCTCGGGGCCGGGCGCCACCATATGGACCTGACCCGTTACCTGATCGGTGAAGTATTCCAGAGCCATCAGCAACGCATGGCAGCATTGAGGAATTTCTACCCATTGGCCAACGAAAGCGAGTGGTCGCTTGTCTCCGCAGGACAGCGGGTACAGATCATCAAGCAATGTGAGCATCAAGGCGGCAAGCTGGAATTCGGTACCGAAATCGTGTCTTCCGCGGATGGCAGTCTTGCCGCATTGCTGGGTGCGTCCCCTGGCGCCTCCACGTCAGTACCAGCCATGCTGGAAGTATTGCAGCGCTGCTTCTCGCCGCAATTGCAAAGCGCCGCCTGGCAAGAACGCATGCGCGAGATGCTGCCTTCCTACGGGCAATCCCTGATAGAAGATGCCGAATTGCTCAGGGCCGTGCGATACCACACCCTCTCGCGCTTGAAATTGACATAG
- a CDS encoding DUF4186 domain-containing protein has translation MRELDELFAALARSRFRSSFKLNAHDRAYLHAKGLSLIQDHARDFIAKRLAPAVIANDGKQTPYRGHPVFVAQHATACCCRGCLQKWHLIPAGRALSADEQAYVVRVLVHWLENVD, from the coding sequence ATGCGCGAACTGGATGAATTGTTTGCTGCACTGGCACGGTCACGCTTCCGCAGCTCGTTCAAGCTCAATGCGCATGACCGCGCCTACCTGCACGCCAAGGGCTTGTCGCTAATCCAGGATCATGCCCGCGATTTCATTGCCAAGCGGCTCGCTCCAGCCGTGATTGCCAATGATGGCAAGCAAACCCCTTATCGCGGTCACCCGGTATTCGTGGCACAACATGCCACCGCCTGCTGCTGCCGGGGCTGCCTGCAGAAGTGGCACCTGATTCCTGCAGGTCGCGCATTGAGCGCGGACGAGCAAGCATATGTAGTCAGGGTGCTGGTGCATTGGCTGGAAAATGTTGATTGA
- the msrB gene encoding peptide-methionine (R)-S-oxide reductase MsrB: protein MTKVFKTDAEWREQLTPLQYEVTRHAATERAGTGEYAFHFEHGIYHCVCCGTPLFASDTKFDAGCGWPSYFEALDPDNIREKADYAYGMVRTEVICNVCDAHLGHVFPDGPPPTGLRYCINSASLRFEPS from the coding sequence ATGACCAAGGTCTTCAAGACAGATGCCGAATGGCGCGAACAACTGACCCCGCTACAGTATGAGGTCACCCGCCATGCAGCCACCGAGCGTGCCGGCACAGGGGAATATGCCTTTCATTTCGAGCATGGCATCTATCATTGCGTGTGCTGCGGGACACCGTTGTTCGCCTCGGACACCAAGTTCGATGCCGGTTGCGGCTGGCCCAGCTATTTCGAGGCGCTCGACCCGGACAATATCCGGGAAAAAGCAGATTATGCTTACGGCATGGTGCGCACCGAGGTGATCTGCAATGTCTGCGACGCCCACTTGGGGCATGTCTTCCCCGATGGCCCGCCGCCTACTGGCCTGCGTTACTGTATCAACTCCGCATCCCTGCGCTTCGAGCCAAGCTGA
- a CDS encoding GNAT family N-acetyltransferase, protein MKNSLPGEVVVEICDFNGDEMRCLMQKLEQELLQIYPGMPRSSPLQPSLALVARAGARPLGCVALLPWGTEAAEIKRLFIEPSARRHGLAKRLLAELERQASQFGIKRLLVETGNLQAPALSLYQSLGYRPIAPFGPYIGNPVSCCFEKLLGH, encoded by the coding sequence ATGAAGAATAGTCTGCCGGGTGAGGTCGTGGTCGAAATATGCGACTTCAATGGCGATGAAATGCGGTGCTTGATGCAAAAGCTGGAGCAGGAGCTCTTGCAGATCTACCCTGGCATGCCCAGATCATCTCCTCTACAGCCATCCCTGGCGTTGGTTGCGCGTGCCGGAGCCCGGCCATTGGGATGTGTCGCCCTGCTGCCCTGGGGAACAGAGGCGGCAGAGATCAAGCGGTTGTTCATTGAGCCATCGGCACGCAGACATGGCCTGGCGAAACGCCTGCTCGCTGAGTTGGAGCGGCAAGCATCGCAGTTCGGAATCAAGCGCCTCTTGGTCGAGACTGGAAATCTGCAGGCACCTGCACTGTCCTTGTACCAAAGCCTGGGCTACCGGCCTATTGCTCCCTTTGGCCCTTATATCGGCAATCCTGTGAGCTGCTGCTTTGAGAAGTTGCTGGGCCATTGA
- a CDS encoding HU family DNA-binding protein translates to MNKTELIEEIAKEAGISKAAAGKAVDAFTASVTAALKSGDTVTLIGFGTFGVSERAARTGRNPQTGKEIKIAARKAPSFKAGKALKDALN, encoded by the coding sequence ATGAACAAGACAGAACTGATCGAAGAAATCGCCAAGGAAGCGGGAATTTCCAAGGCTGCTGCTGGTAAAGCTGTTGATGCATTCACTGCATCCGTTACTGCAGCCCTGAAGAGTGGCGATACAGTAACATTGATCGGCTTCGGTACTTTTGGCGTTTCCGAGCGTGCTGCCCGCACTGGCCGCAATCCTCAAACCGGTAAGGAAATCAAGATTGCTGCGCGTAAGGCTCCTAGCTTCAAGGCCGGCAAGGCGTTGAAGGATGCATTGAACTAA
- a CDS encoding DUF3096 domain-containing protein, with protein sequence MDFQLSLAPLVSLIAGILILVIPRLLNYIVALYLIIIGILGLTGTNAL encoded by the coding sequence ATGGATTTCCAACTCAGCCTGGCCCCGCTTGTTTCCCTGATTGCCGGTATCTTGATTCTCGTCATCCCGCGCCTGCTCAATTACATCGTGGCGCTCTACCTGATCATTATCGGTATCCTCGGATTGACAGGGACTAATGCCCTGTAA
- a CDS encoding mechanosensitive ion channel family protein — protein sequence MTEDWNNFIGWLQGHQEVYSLMCVVLLIAGAWVANWIVKHILVRGLHKVLRSANVGQAIARSRVVARLSNIVPALIISVGIAWIPGLPEALVTVVRNVAHGFIVLTIGLAIAGMLDIVNDVWQQRPDAHRKPIKGYVQVVKLVIYIIAAILVVATLMDRSPVILLSGIGAMAAVLMLIFQDTLLSLVASVQITSNDIIRVGDWVEMPQLNADGDVIDIALHTVKVQNWDKTITTIPTKRFITDSFKNWRGMFESGGRRIKRSIFIDQNSIHFLTNEELAHLRQFSLLDDYLKKKQDELDEWNRALGEKGKQPINTRRVTNIGTFRAYVEQYLKNHPRVNQNMTMVVRQQNLSAEGIPLEIWCFTNTTVWVQYEAIQADIFDHLLAILPEFGLRVFQNPSGADFQALRPSPARSGDS from the coding sequence ATGACAGAAGATTGGAATAATTTTATAGGGTGGCTGCAAGGCCATCAGGAAGTGTACAGCCTGATGTGCGTTGTGCTGTTGATCGCAGGCGCCTGGGTTGCGAACTGGATCGTCAAACATATCCTGGTGCGCGGTTTGCACAAGGTGTTACGTTCTGCCAATGTTGGACAGGCTATTGCAAGAAGCCGCGTGGTCGCTAGGCTCTCGAATATCGTCCCTGCCTTGATCATTTCGGTGGGCATCGCCTGGATTCCTGGGCTGCCGGAAGCGCTGGTGACGGTAGTGCGCAATGTGGCGCATGGTTTCATTGTACTGACGATAGGCCTGGCAATTGCTGGCATGCTGGATATTGTGAATGATGTCTGGCAACAGCGGCCAGACGCCCACCGCAAGCCGATCAAGGGGTATGTGCAGGTGGTGAAGCTGGTGATCTATATCATTGCAGCCATCTTGGTGGTCGCGACGCTGATGGATCGTTCCCCCGTGATTCTGTTATCCGGTATCGGCGCCATGGCAGCGGTGCTCATGCTGATTTTCCAGGATACCCTCTTGTCGCTGGTGGCCAGCGTGCAGATTACTTCCAATGACATTATCCGCGTGGGTGACTGGGTGGAGATGCCGCAGCTCAATGCGGATGGGGATGTGATCGATATTGCGCTGCATACGGTCAAGGTGCAGAACTGGGATAAGACCATCACGACAATTCCCACCAAGCGCTTTATCACCGATTCGTTCAAGAACTGGCGTGGCATGTTCGAGTCCGGGGGGCGCCGCATCAAGCGCAGTATTTTCATCGATCAGAACAGTATTCATTTCCTGACCAATGAAGAATTGGCGCATTTGCGCCAATTCAGTCTGCTGGATGATTATTTGAAAAAGAAGCAGGATGAGCTGGATGAGTGGAACAGGGCGTTGGGAGAGAAGGGCAAGCAGCCGATCAATACGCGCCGCGTGACCAATATCGGCACATTCCGTGCCTATGTCGAACAATATTTGAAAAACCACCCGCGTGTAAACCAGAACATGACCATGGTCGTACGCCAGCAGAACTTGTCAGCCGAGGGCATCCCGCTGGAAATATGGTGTTTTACCAATACGACGGTATGGGTGCAGTACGAGGCTATCCAGGCTGATATCTTCGACCATTTGTTGGCGATCCTGCCGGAGTTTGGCTTGCGTGTATTCCAGAATCCGAGCGGAGCGGATTTCCAGGCTTTGCGTCCATCACCCGCTCGATCCGGAGACAGTTGA
- a CDS encoding HPP family protein: protein MSATLNWLKGFKPQQNPVNHQEKFRACLGALLGMLASGFLSAWLLGAESLPFLMAPLGASAVLLYAVPASPLAQPWSLIGGNLLSALVGVASLHWIASIPIAAAVAVSVAIGVMFVLRCLHPPGGAVALTAVLSGSLALEHTAYFMLLVAINSGVLLVVALVYNNASRRRYPHQSRPETTHQTKDMRPAHRVGFTTADVDTVLREYNQVLDIARVDLENLMLRTEMQAYKRRFGEITCGDIMSRDVVSVEYGTLLEEAWPLLLNHHIKALPVIDRAHRVIGIITRFDFMKHANLEAYPGFEEKLRKFIRRTFLVETDKPEVVGQIMTSKVLTVSEDTHIVQLVPLLSERGIHHVPVLDHERRLVGIVTQTDLIAALYRGRLEETGALGSDSTVSGSSG, encoded by the coding sequence GTGTCTGCCACACTCAACTGGCTCAAAGGCTTCAAACCGCAACAAAACCCGGTCAACCATCAGGAGAAATTTCGCGCCTGCCTGGGCGCCCTGCTCGGCATGTTGGCAAGCGGTTTCCTGAGCGCCTGGCTACTGGGCGCAGAAAGCCTGCCGTTCCTGATGGCTCCGCTGGGGGCGTCGGCGGTATTGCTCTATGCCGTCCCAGCAAGCCCACTGGCTCAACCCTGGTCTCTCATCGGCGGCAACCTGCTTTCAGCGTTGGTAGGCGTCGCCAGCCTGCATTGGATAGCCAGCATTCCCATAGCAGCAGCAGTCGCTGTATCAGTTGCCATCGGTGTCATGTTCGTATTGCGCTGCCTGCATCCACCTGGGGGAGCCGTGGCGCTGACTGCCGTATTGTCGGGATCTCTGGCGTTGGAACATACTGCTTACTTCATGCTGCTCGTCGCGATTAATTCAGGCGTATTGTTGGTGGTTGCCCTGGTCTACAACAATGCTAGCCGCCGGCGCTACCCCCATCAGTCCAGGCCCGAAACGACACACCAGACCAAAGATATGCGTCCGGCCCACCGCGTAGGCTTCACCACCGCAGACGTAGATACCGTGCTCAGGGAATATAACCAGGTACTGGATATTGCACGGGTCGATCTGGAAAACCTTATGCTGCGCACTGAGATGCAGGCCTACAAGCGGCGTTTTGGAGAAATCACCTGTGGCGACATCATGTCGCGGGATGTGGTCAGCGTGGAATATGGCACGCTTCTGGAGGAGGCCTGGCCGTTATTGCTTAACCACCATATCAAGGCATTGCCGGTGATAGACCGCGCGCACCGCGTCATCGGCATCATCACCCGTTTTGATTTCATGAAGCATGCCAACCTAGAAGCTTACCCCGGGTTTGAGGAAAAACTCAGGAAATTCATCCGCCGCACCTTCCTGGTCGAGACAGACAAGCCGGAGGTGGTAGGGCAGATCATGACCAGCAAAGTCCTCACTGTCAGCGAGGACACACATATCGTGCAGCTTGTCCCACTGTTGTCCGAACGTGGCATCCACCATGTGCCAGTATTGGATCACGAACGCCGACTGGTCGGCATCGTGACCCAGACCGATTTGATTGCCGCGCTCTACCGCGGACGATTGGAAGAAACAGGAGCGCTGGGCTCCGACTCAACTGTCTCCGGATCGAGCGGGTGA
- a CDS encoding hydrogen peroxide-inducible genes activator, whose amino-acid sequence MTLSELKFIVAVAKERNFRRAAEKCFVSQPALSLAVKKLEEELGVTIFERSHRDVATTPIGEQIIAQAIRTLEESDRIKEIARMGNNQLAGPFKLGVIYSTGPYLLPEIIPALRRLAPEMPLEVEENLTANLETQLRNRVIDAAIIALPFDVPGVRCEPLYDESFVVAVPDIHPWAERKEIRAEELADEKVLLLNSGHCFSNQVVLACPELSRHGEVLQGNSLETIRNMVASNLGITVLPCSAAAGRYQNPLIRTIPFADPVPTRRIALAWRKGYTREKAIDCLLQAIRALQSPCLQAITAF is encoded by the coding sequence ATGACATTAAGTGAATTGAAGTTTATTGTGGCAGTGGCGAAAGAACGCAATTTCAGGCGTGCTGCAGAGAAATGCTTTGTGAGCCAGCCGGCCCTGAGCTTGGCAGTGAAAAAACTGGAAGAGGAGCTGGGTGTCACCATTTTCGAACGCAGCCACAGGGATGTAGCGACGACACCGATTGGAGAACAGATCATTGCTCAGGCAATCCGCACCTTGGAAGAGTCTGACCGCATCAAGGAAATTGCGCGCATGGGCAATAACCAGCTTGCTGGACCGTTTAAGCTAGGGGTGATTTACTCCACAGGGCCTTACTTGTTGCCCGAGATTATTCCCGCCCTGCGGCGCCTCGCACCGGAAATGCCCCTGGAAGTGGAAGAAAACCTGACTGCCAACCTGGAGACGCAATTGCGCAATCGGGTGATTGATGCTGCGATCATTGCCTTGCCTTTCGATGTTCCGGGCGTACGCTGCGAACCCTTGTACGATGAAAGTTTTGTCGTGGCCGTACCAGATATTCATCCTTGGGCGGAGCGCAAGGAGATTCGTGCGGAAGAATTGGCTGATGAGAAAGTCTTGTTGTTAAACAGCGGCCATTGTTTCAGCAACCAGGTAGTGCTGGCCTGTCCGGAACTCTCGCGTCACGGTGAGGTGCTCCAAGGAAACTCCCTTGAAACCATCCGCAATATGGTGGCTTCCAACTTGGGGATCACTGTCTTGCCATGCAGTGCGGCTGCAGGACGCTACCAGAACCCGCTGATCAGGACGATTCCATTTGCGGATCCGGTCCCTACGCGCCGCATAGCCTTGGCCTGGCGCAAAGGGTATACCCGGGAAAAAGCCATCGACTGCCTGTTGCAGGCAATCAGAGCCCTGCAGTCACCTTGCTTGCAAGCCATCACAGCATTCTGA
- the pqqA gene encoding pyrroloquinoline quinone precursor peptide PqqA — translation MWTKPEVTEMRFGFEVTMYVCNR, via the coding sequence ATGTGGACCAAGCCAGAAGTCACCGAAATGCGTTTTGGTTTTGAAGTAACAATGTACGTCTGCAACCGCTAA
- a CDS encoding zinc-ribbon and DUF3426 domain-containing protein encodes MRLVTSCPACDTRFHVKPEQLAAHGGDLRCGQCQHLFNAGSRIYEILEPQTLAPLPPSDASEEPFSDHIPPEAEEASPALPPATHFISGDTDSETADSPAPEEITPIEEPTTIPEVEPTGTIEIDHGESIDTETEPSTASSEHHAEEQIAEAPDTDGQPVAASFLTPEKPARQRRVSLWLTVPISLLLLLMLFGQSIYFFRTQLAGYWPSSRPALESACQWLGCTVSLPRNAEMLALDDSDLQEDFEHPDVIQLSTKLINNANYAQAYPMLELTLTDDEDQPKLRRIFSPEEYLPSGLDIQAGLPAHGEIQINLAFSTSGETVSGYRVFVTY; translated from the coding sequence ATGCGGCTAGTGACCTCCTGCCCAGCGTGCGACACCCGGTTCCACGTCAAGCCGGAACAACTGGCGGCCCATGGCGGCGACCTGCGTTGCGGTCAATGCCAGCATCTCTTCAATGCCGGCTCGCGGATTTACGAGATTCTGGAGCCACAAACCCTGGCACCCTTGCCGCCCAGCGACGCAAGCGAGGAACCCTTTTCCGATCACATACCACCTGAGGCGGAAGAGGCAAGCCCTGCCCTGCCTCCGGCGACGCACTTCATCTCCGGCGACACAGATAGCGAAACAGCGGATTCACCAGCGCCAGAAGAGATCACGCCGATCGAGGAACCAACAACTATTCCTGAAGTAGAGCCGACAGGTACTATTGAAATCGACCACGGGGAATCGATAGATACTGAAACAGAGCCAAGCACCGCATCCAGCGAACATCACGCAGAAGAGCAGATTGCGGAAGCTCCTGACACTGATGGGCAGCCCGTCGCCGCCAGCTTTCTCACCCCGGAAAAACCGGCGCGTCAACGACGTGTCTCCCTCTGGCTGACGGTGCCAATCAGCCTGCTGCTCCTGCTGATGCTATTTGGGCAATCCATCTATTTCTTCCGTACCCAGCTGGCAGGATACTGGCCGTCGAGCCGGCCGGCTCTGGAATCTGCCTGCCAGTGGCTAGGATGCACGGTATCATTGCCACGCAATGCAGAAATGCTGGCGCTCGACGACTCCGATTTGCAAGAGGATTTCGAGCATCCCGACGTCATCCAGCTTTCGACCAAGCTAATCAACAACGCCAACTACGCCCAGGCGTACCCCATGCTAGAACTGACGCTGACGGACGACGAGGACCAGCCCAAGCTACGCCGCATATTCAGCCCAGAGGAATACCTGCCCTCTGGCCTGGATATCCAGGCAGGCCTGCCCGCCCACGGCGAAATCCAGATCAACCTGGCATTCTCCACCAGCGGCGAAACTGTTTCAGGCTACCGCGTATTTGTCACTTACTGA
- the prmA gene encoding 50S ribosomal protein L11 methyltransferase: MAWISLRIDARDDNAELLSDTLMELGALSASIEDANAETPDEQPIFGEPGDPPPGIWQQNVVTALLDESADLDSLLEELSAATGITDFRYSTETIAEQDWVRATQSQFEPIRIRDDLWIVPSWHDAPNPDGLNIVLDPGLAFGTGSHPTTHLCLSWLADTVKPDTSVLDYGCGSGILAIAARKLGAGKVVGVDIDAQAIQSSVYNADQNQVDASFYLASDLPGGQFDIVVANILSSALSVLAPALARAARSGGRIALSGILREQADQVSAIYQEWFEMDAPVFMDSWVLLTGSRR; the protein is encoded by the coding sequence ATGGCCTGGATTTCACTCAGAATAGACGCCCGGGATGACAACGCCGAGCTCCTCAGCGACACCCTGATGGAGCTCGGCGCACTCTCTGCAAGCATAGAGGATGCCAATGCCGAAACACCGGACGAACAGCCAATTTTCGGCGAACCGGGCGACCCACCTCCTGGCATCTGGCAGCAGAATGTCGTCACTGCACTACTGGATGAGAGCGCAGACCTGGACTCCCTGCTGGAGGAACTGAGTGCTGCCACAGGCATTACCGATTTCCGTTACAGCACGGAAACGATTGCCGAACAGGACTGGGTGCGCGCGACCCAGTCGCAATTCGAGCCCATCCGTATCCGGGATGATTTATGGATCGTGCCTTCCTGGCATGATGCACCTAACCCGGATGGCCTCAACATTGTGCTGGATCCCGGCCTGGCGTTTGGCACTGGCAGCCACCCGACCACCCACTTATGCCTCAGCTGGCTTGCCGACACAGTGAAGCCGGACACGAGTGTGCTGGATTACGGCTGCGGTTCCGGCATTCTCGCCATCGCAGCACGAAAACTGGGGGCCGGCAAGGTCGTCGGCGTAGACATTGATGCTCAGGCCATTCAATCCAGCGTCTACAACGCGGACCAGAACCAGGTGGATGCCAGCTTCTATCTGGCCAGCGACCTGCCTGGCGGACAGTTTGACATCGTCGTGGCCAACATCCTTTCCAGTGCCCTTTCCGTCCTTGCGCCGGCATTGGCGCGGGCCGCACGATCCGGCGGCAGGATTGCACTTTCTGGCATCCTTCGCGAACAAGCCGATCAGGTCAGTGCCATTTACCAGGAATGGTTCGAGATGGATGCGCCGGTGTTCATGGATAGCTGGGTGCTGCTCACAGGAAGCAGAAGGTGA